The window CACCCAATACATAGAAGAGCGTAAAATAACCTACCGCCGCAAAATGGAAGCTGTGCTGGCCTATGCCGAGCACCAACGCTGCCGCAGCCAGATGTTACTCAGTTACTTCGACGAGCAAAATACCTCGAAATGTGGCATCTGCGATGTTTGCCTGGCTGAGAAACGCCAAAATAACGCCGCGTCAATAACCGATGATATTACCAACGAGCTATTGGTGCTATTAAATACCGCGCCGCACAAACTGGATGACCTCATCTCATCAACCCACACCGGTACCGATAAAGAAAAGATAGATGCCCTGCGCCTGCTGCTTGATGCGGGGAGGATAAAAACGGATGGAGTGCGGTATTACGTGTAGCTGTACGTATTTCATTCGAGGAATAGCGCGGTCTCGATAGCTATCGGATAGGCTGCTAATCATCCTATGAGATTGCCGCGTTGCTATGCTCCTTGCAATGACAAAACGTTTTCTTTCTAACCTTTATTCTTTTCGGACTTAACGTGTACTTTTTACAATAAGCCCCAAAACTATTATTTTAAAATCATGCAATTTTTGCAATGAGTAGCCGTGAAACAATGCAAATTCTGCAATGAAATAATAGTATGCATGCATTATATTATTAAGATTGAAATAATGCTGTTTATGACAATTAAATGACATTAGTTATCATGTAAATAATCATACCTTTGCGGCCGAAAATTGAGACAGAAATATAATATAAAAAAATATTTTAAATTATCTGTAACGTTTTAAAAAATACATCGTCTTATAGGTGTATTTAAATTACAAAATACTATATAATTAATTGACAATCAACAAATAACAATATCATGAAAACAAATATTTTAACAATCGCAGCTTTGTTTATTATAGCAACAATTATAGCAGCACCAGCATCGGCTGCAACAAAAAAAGATCACTCAGGTACCGTAATTACGGAGGCCGCCAACTTTAATAAAATTGAAGTTCGTGGCAACGTAGAGGTGTACTTAACCAATGGCGATGCCAATTCGGTTAAAGCTTTAAACAATTATTATGGTGAAAGCGCCTTGGTGCAAAATCAAAATGGCACCCTGCGTATTTCTTCTTACAGCAAAGACGCTTTGGTTGTTTATGTAACCGCTGCCGATTTGCGTGCACTGTCGGTTTATGACAACGCAATTGTTAAAACCGGTAAGGATTTCTCGACTATCGATCTTGATGTTAACCTGTTTGATAATGCTTCTGCAACTTTAGATCTGGAAGCTTATAATGCTAACATTACTGTAAACGACCGCGCTAAAGCAAACTTAACCGGTAATGTTGCCAATTGCGACATGCAGATTAATCAATCATCAACTTTAAACAGCACTAATTTTGTTGCCGAGCATATTACTAAAAAAGTAAACGGACGCGAAGTTGCTGTAAAGAGCAACCAGGAACTGGCTATTATCTAATCAGGTTCCTTCCTTATATATCAAAAGCCTCCCAAAATTTTGGGAGGCTTTTTTTTGTTTAATTCAAAACAATATCCACAAATTCAGGTAGTTATAACACAAATAAGGATATTTAATTATAAATTAGATATGTAGAATCTGCTTTTATCCATACTGCGGCCTAAACTAAACAGAATGTTAGATAAATTGAGTGTTTCTGTAAAGCTATACTTGTTGCTTTTTATAATAGCAGTGGGCTTAGTTGGATTGGGCCTCTATGGTATCAGTGATGCAAAGAGGATGGATAAAAACACACATTCGCTTTATGCTGATCGTATTTTACCTATTCAATTATTATCTGATATACAGCTCACTTATATCTCCAGTGTGTTGCTAATCCCCCAAAAGGTCAATAATCACCTGCTTGCTTACATGGCCGCTAATGAGGAACTTCAAAAATCGTGTATAATTATAGACTCAAACTGGCGGGCCTATAAACGAACATACCTAACACCGCAAGAAGCGCTTTTGGTTAGGCAGACTGACAAAGTAAAACAACAAACAGACCATGCGTGCGCCGACCTGGGAAGAATTTTAATTCAAAAAGATGCCCTTGCGCTTAATAAGTTTATTCAAAAACAAGCAACAGCTAGTAAAGACCCGTTTTTGATTAACCTGCGACAGTTAATGAACTTACAAGTGCAGGTTGGCCGGGAAATATTAAAAAGCAACAACGCTATTTATCATATTACTTCCAAAAGATCCATCCTTTTAATTGCAATTTCTTTAATAATTGCCTTATTCATTTCATTTTATATCATCAGGCATATTAAGGGTTTGATAGATAATATTTTAAATAATAGCCATCAGATAAGCGAGAGTGAAGAAAAATACCGCTCGTTGTTTGAGCAAGCATCAGATGCCATTTACGTAAATAATTTAAAGGGCGATTTTACGCAAGTGAACGAGAGTATGTGTAAAATGGTAGGCTATAGCCGGGAGGAGTTGTTGACCATGAATGTGCGGGATCTGCTTAATGAAGAATTACTGCAGCTTAATCCACTGGTTTATGCTTATGCCGAGCCTGGCACATCAATAAAAGGAGAGCGAAAATTTGTTCACAAAAACGGGACGGTTATTGATATTGAAATTAACGGCAAAAAATTTACAGATAACCGTGTCCTGGTTATCTTTCGTGATATTTCTGAACGGAAAAGGATGGAGGCAGAGTTTAGGAATGCCGAGATCAAATTCCGTACCCTGGCCGATAAATCCATGGTGGGGGTGTACATTGTACAAAACGGGAAATTTATTTACGTGAACCCGCGATTTGCAGAAGTATTTGGTTATGAGCCGCATGAACTGATAAGCACTTGCCCGGTTGAAGAAATTATCCATCCTCTGTATCGTGCTATTGCAACTGAAAATGTGCGCGCCCGGTTGCAAAATGAAAAGGAAAGTGTGCATTATGAAGCCATGGGGCAAAAAAAGGATGGAAATGCAAACTGGGTTGAGTTTTACGGAAGCAGGGCTATATTGGAAGGAGAGCCAACAATTGTTGGTACGATGGTGGACATTACCGAACGAAAAAAAGCAGAGGAGGAACTTAGGGCATCTGAACAAAAATACAAGTTGCTTTTTGAAAGTAGCCCTGTGCCTTTATGGATAGTAGCTAAAGATGATTTGCGGGTAATTGTTGCCAACGCTGCAGCTGCCAGGCTTTTTGGATACACACAAGCCGAATTGCGCCAAATGGACGTTAGAAAATTACGGCAAAAATCAAATTGGGAAAAACTATTGAATAATTATCGGGAAGATATCACCGTAGCAAAAGACTTTGGTGTTATAGAGCATATTAAAAAAGACGGCACCACTATTTGGGTTGATGTTAGTGCCCAGGATATCATATTTGAAGACAGATTGGTTAGACTTTCATCAACCAATGATGTAACCGAGCAGCTGATAGCACAAGAGCAACTGAAAAAGACAGAAGCTAACTTGCAGACCATTTTAAACAATACGGATACCGCTTATGCTTTGTTAAACGCTGATCTGGATATATTGGAATATAATAACAAAGCACTGACGCTTGCGCAAAGAGAATTTAATTTCGATCCACAGGGAAAAAGAAAGTTATTCGATTCAATGACCGAAGAGCGGCGCGCGCAGTTTTTGGATCATATTGCCGATGTGTTTAAGGGGAATACAATTAGTTATGAAGTAAACTATCCACAAGCCGAAAATAAAAATTGCTGGTACTATATCAGGATGTCGCCAATTGCGGATAAAGATGGTAAGATATTAGGGCTGGTATTAGCTATTGATGATATTACAGAGCGAAAAGAAGCCGAGCAAAGTTTGCAGTTGGCATACGAACGGATAAAAGAGCATATCGAATTTACTAAGGAGATCATTTGGAAACAATCGCACATTTTAAGAAGCCCTTTAGCTAATTTAAAAGGTTTAATAACCATCCTTCGTGCAGACCCGAGTGATAAAGAGGTCTTAAGTCATATCGAAACAGAATTTGAACGAATGGATACTGTTTTAAAACAAATGGCTAATGATGCAGCGAAACGATAAAAGAACGCTGAAATAAACGCATTTATAAAGGCAATTTGTACAATATCTTTAATCGTATTTCCATAGTAGTACTCAGTGGTTTGACATCCATATTGGGCGGCAATTAAAATGTGGAAATATAAACTGCCTCATCCCTGCGGTTAACGCTACCTTTACGCCTGTAATTGTTAAATACTAAATACTTCCAATAAGAATTTATGATAATCTATACCAGTTAGTTAGGCATTAAAGTGGGGTAAAAACCCATTTTTTAAATGTTGAAAACTTTTTGTGGGTGAAAGTGGTTGAAAGTGGAGAAATCACTTTACTTTTACATAACCATAATGGTATAGTTGTGCCCATGTCATACTTTTTCGGCGATTATTCATGTAAGCTGGATGTCAAATCACGATTGACACTCCCTTCTGCGCTTAAGCAGCAGCTTCCTGGCGCCGGTAAAGAGCCGCTGATGATCGCGCGCGGATTTGAGAAGTATCTAATCATTTATACCAAAAAAGAATGGGAGCTGAAACTGGAAGAGTTGTTAAAACTTAACCAGTACGAGCGTGAAAACCAGCAGTTTATCCGCCATTTTACGCGGGGCGCTACCGAGATTGAACCTGATGCTGCCGGCCGTGTGTTGTTGCCAAAGTTATTGTGCGACCATGCGGGTATCGATGCGCAAAACGCTAACGAGATCATCATTAGCTGCCAGATAAATAAAATAGAGGTTTGGGAAAAATCTGCTTATGATGCTATGCTAGCAAATGAGCCTGCAGATTTCGCTGCACTGGCCGAACGTGTAATGGGCAGCAAAGGAAAGGGGGCAGGTAATGAGTAATTATCATACCCCGGTTATGCTGCAGGAGTGCATTGAGGCGCTGAATATTAAACCCAACGGTACTTACGTAGATGTCACCTTTGGTGGGGGCGGTCACTCGCGCGAGATAATGAAGCATCTGGGCGCTGGTGGCAGGTTGCTGGCTTTTGACCAGGATGCCGATGCGCAGCAGAATGTTATAAATGATGGCCGTTTTGTATTTGTGGATCAGAATTTCAGGTACTTGAAAAACTTTTGCCGCCTGCATGATGCTATCCCGGTGGATGGCATACTGGCCGATCTGGGGGTTTCTTCTTTTCAGTTTGACCAGGCCGAGCGGGGCTTTTCTATCCGTTTTGACGCCGAATTGGATATGCGCATGAACCAGGCATCGGAACTAAGCGCTAAGGAAGTAGTAAATAATTACGCTGAGGCCGACCTGCACCGCATTTTTGGTATGTATGGCGAGATTCAAAATTCAAAATCACTGGCTAAAACCATAGTTACTGCCAGGCTTAACGCGCCGATAAATACCGTGGACGATTTGAAGAACGCCATCCAAAACCTGATCCCGCGCGGTAAAGAAAATAAATATCTGGCGCAGGTTTTTCAGGCGCTGCGTATAGAAGTGAACCAGGAATTGGAAGCGCTGAAAGATTTCCTGGTACAATCGGCAGAAGTACTGGTGTCTGGCGGCCGATTGGTAGTTATGAGCTACCACTCGCTGGAGGACAGGCTGGTGAAAAACTTTATTGCCAAAGGAAAATTTAGCGGCGAGGTAGTGAAAGACCTGTATGGTAACGACCAAAAACCACTGGATGCGGTTAGTCGCGGCGCAATAGTGGCAACCGAAGAAGAGATACAATTAAATAACCGTGCACGCAGTGCCAAATTAAGAATAGCTGTAAAGAAATGAGCAACCGTTTACGCACAGAAATTCAGGAGGAGGAAGCTAATGAAGCAGTAGTTGAGGAAAGCCCTAAACAGGAGATCCCCGAAAACTGGTTCACTACTTTTTTAAGCAAAGGAGTCATCTCAACCGAGACGGCTACCAGCGCGCTGCCTTTTGTTTTGTTTCTGGCGTTTTTGGGGATGATATACATCGGCAATATGCACATGGCCGAAAAGAACATCCGCGACATTGATAAGCTAAGCAAAGAAGTAAAAGAATTAAGCTGGGATTATAAAACCACTAAAGCCGACCTGGCCTTTAAAAGCACCCTAACCGAGGTGATTAAACGTGCCGATACCCTTGGCTTAAAAGAACCCATTGCGCCGCCGCAAAAAATAGTAGTAAAGGAGGATGTGCAACAATGAACATCAGGGCCAACATATTATTACGTGTATATATCGCATTTGGGCTAATATTATTATTTGCCTTTGCAGTAATGATACAGCTTTGCCGTGTGCAGTTTGTGCAAGGCAAAAAATGGCGTGCTATGGCCGATAGTTTAAGCACCCGCTATGTAAATGTAGAAGCATCGCGCGGTAATATTATGGCGTTGGATGGCAGTCTGCTGGCTACATCGGTACCGGAATATGAGCTGCACATGGATATGTTTGCCGCCGGAATTGAAAGTGATAAGAACTTTAACCTGAAGATAGATTCGCTGGCTATGAAGCTGTCGACTTACTTTGGCGACCATTCGGCCCGCGATTATTCACGCGTACTTCGCGATGCGCGTAAGGATAGTTCGCGTTATCAGTTAATTCGCCGCAAGGTAACTTATCAGCAGTTAAAGGAGATCAGAAAATTCCCAATTTTTAACCTGGGTAAATATAAGGGCGGCTTAATTGTGGTGCAGAAGAATAAACGCATCTTGCCGTTCCGCGAACTGGCTGCCCGTACCATTGGTTATAAAAACGAAAATATTAAAAACCCGGTAGGGTTAGAGGGTGCTTACGCGGATTATATTAACGGCGAAAGCGGTAAACGCCTGATGCAGCGTATTGCAGGTGGTATATGGATGCCGGTGAACGATGAGGACGAAGTAGCGGCTAAAGATGGCGCCGATATCATGTCGACCATAGATGTGAACTTCCAGGACCTGGCGCAGAAAGCCTTGAAAAAGCAACTGGATTCCACCCAGGCCGATTTTGGTACCGTGGTATTAATGGAAGTGGCTACCGGCGAGGTGCGTGCCATTGCCAACTATACCCGCACTAAAGATGGGCAGTACCAGGAGCGGATGAATTACGCTATAGCGCAATCGGCAGAACCGGGCTCAACCTTTAAGCTGGCATCGTACATGGCTATGCTGGATGATCATAAAATAGATACCAGCAGTAAAATTGATGCAGCACACGGCCGTTTTGAGGTGATTAATCCGCGTAATGGTAAAGTGGTGTTACATATTAGGGACGCTGAAGATCCGGGAAGTATACTGAGTGCTAAACGCGCCTTCGAGGAATCATCAAACGTGGCGGTAGCACGCTTTGTATATGGCGCTTATCATAACAATCCGCAGGATTTTATTGATAAGTTGTACAGCTTTCATTTGAACGAAAAAGCCCGCCTGCAAATTCCCGGCGAAGGTAAACCGCGTATCAAAACCACCCATTCGGTTGATTGGAATAAACTGCAATCGTTATGGCAGATAGCTTATGGTTACGAATCAAAGCTGACGCCTTTGCAAATGCTTACCTTTTATAATTCGGTGGCAAATGACGGAAAGATGATAGCGCCGATTTTTGTGCGTGAAATTCGCCGCATGGGTAATCCTATCGAACAATTCCATGCCAGGGTTATCAACCCTAAAGTATGTTCGGACGAGACGTTGGCTAAAGTAAAAGGTATGTTGGAAGGCGTGGTGCTGGAAGGCACCGGTAAGCTTGTTATTAAAAACAAACAATATAGCGTAGCCGGTAAAACAGGTACGGCGCAAATAGCAAACGGATCATTAGGGTACGGCGCAAAGGATGCCCACCAGGCATCATTCTGTGGGTATTTCCCGGCTGATAAACCAAAGTATTCGATGATCGTGGTAATCAGTAATCCCCGTGTAGGCTCTCATTTGGCAGCCTGGGTAGCCGGTCCGGTATTCAGAAAAATAGCCGACCGTGTTTATGCGCGCGATCTGTCTATACATCACACAGCACCGGTTGTTGAACAACACCTGGTTGGTAATACCCAGCCGCCAAAAATTAAAGGCGGCGATTATAAAGCTGTAAAACAAGTGTTTGCGAAGCTGGGCGTTAAGCCGCTGTATGCTTCGGTTGCGGCGCCATCAACAGGTGCCGATACCAGTGCTGGTATTGTATTTGAGGATGCTAAGTATAAAAAAGGTACCGTGCCGGATGTTACCGGGATGGGCCTGAGCGATGCCATGTATATACTGGGCAACGCGGGATATAAAGTGAATGCAAAGGGCAGCGGTGTGGTGCTTAAACAATCGGCAACGGTTGGTAGTGCAATGCCTAAAGGATCAACCATAACGATAGAGTTGGAATGAAGTATTTAAGTGAGTTACTGGAAGGTTTACCATTTACCGAACTGCAAGGCAGTGCCGATGTGGAGATAACGTGCGTGGTTTTTGATTCTCGTAAGGTGGTGCCCGGGTGTTTATTTGTAGCTGTAAAGGGCACAGCAGTTGACGGACATGACTTTATTGAGCAGGCGGTAAAGGACGGCGCTGTTGCTGTTATATGTGAAGACCTGCCGGGCCATACAGCTGATGGCGCGGACTTTTTAATGGTACAAAATTCAGCCGTTGCACTGGGTATTGTAGCTGCTAATTTTTACGGTAACCCGTCCAATCAGTTAAAGCTGGTAGGGGTTACCGGCACCAACGGTAAAACTACCATTGCTACTTTATTATATAAGCTATTCAGGGATCTGGGGTATAAATGCGGTTTACTATCAACTGTTGAAAACCAAATAAACGGGAAAGTTACCCCGGCTACCCATACCACGCCCGACCCGGTAGCGCTGAATAGCCTGCTGGCAGATATGGTAGCACAGGGTTGCGACTACTGCTTTATGGAAGTAAGCTCGCACGCGATAGCCCAGCACAGAATTGAAGGCCTGACCTTCTCGGGCGGTATATTCTCTAACCTGACGCACGACCATTTGGATTATCACAAAACATTTGATGCTTATTTAAAAGCTAAGAAAATGTTTTTTGATACACTGCCAAAGTCAGCTTTTGCACTTACCAATGTCGACGATAAGAACGGCAACGTAATGCTGCAAAATACTAAGGCCCATAAAAAAAGCTACGGCCTTAAAAACATGGCCGATTATAAGGTTAAGATACTGGAGAACGGCTTTAATGGGCTGTTGCTGAATATTGACGGCGAAGAGGTTTGGTTTAAGCTGGTGGGCAACTTTAACGCTTATAACCTGCTGGCGGTTTACGCTGCAGCCATGCTGCTGGAACAGGATAAATCGAAAGTGCTGATAAGCCTGAGCAAACTGAGTGGCGCCGAAGGCAGGTTTGATGCCCTGGTATCTCCAAATAAGGTAATTGGTATTGTGGATTACGCCCATACCCCCGATGCCGTACAAAATGTGCTGACCACTATTCATGATCTGCGTAAAGGTACTGAACAGGTGATCACTATCATCGGTTGCGGCGGCGACCGCGACCGTACCAAGCGCCCGGTAATGGCAGCCATGGCCTGCGAGTGGAGCGACAAGGTGATCCTTACATCGGATAACCCGCGCTCGGAAGACCCGGCTGAGATCATCAAAGAAATGGAAGCGGGTGTGAATGCAACCAACCGCAAAAAAACCATCAGTATAGTCGATCGCCGCGAGGCCATCAAAACCGCCTGTCACCTGGCACAACCCGGAGATATTATCCTGGTAGCCGGTAAAGGGCACGAGAAATACCAGGAGATAAAAGGGGTGAGGAACCATTTTGATGATAGAGAGGAATTGCAGGAGCAATTCAAATTGATGAATGAATAGAGTTAATGTGCAGATGTGCGGATATGCAGATGTGCAAATAAGAGTAAATGATTAATTGAGTGAAATAAATAAATGATTGGTAAGCCGAATTTGATTGTTGAAATGACGTTTGCGTTCTCGCTAAAAATAGTAGAGTTTACAGAGGAATTAGAAGGCAAGACGCAAGTTCAATATGGCAAACCAATTATTCAGAAGCGGAACATCGGTTGGTGCCAATGTTAAGGAAGCACAAGGAGCAGAGAGCAAAGATGATTTCAGACATAAGTGCAAGCTGGCTTACAAGGAAGCAGAGGAAACCGAATATTGGTTAATGATTTGCAAGCACGCAAAGAACTATCCATTTGATCCGATTATGCTTTATGATATACAGGCCATAATAAAAGTATTAGGGAAGATAATTTCATCAACAAAAAAATAATAGAAACATAAATAAAGTAACCAGCATTTGGGCATCTGGGCGTCAAGCAAATTATTTGCATATCCGCACATCTGCACATCTGCATATCAAAAAAGGCGATGCTATATTACCTGTTTAGCTATCTGAATAAAAACTATAATATTCCCGGGGCGGGGGTGTTTCAGTACATCACGTTCCGTACGGCTATGGCGGTTATTGTATCGTTGCTTATTACCACGGTATACGGTCGCAGGCTGATAGATTACCTGCGTTTTAAACAAGTGGGCGAAACGGTGCGTAACCTGGGACTGGAAGGCCAGATGCAAAAAGCAGGTACACCTACCATGGGCGGTTTGATCATATTGTTGGGTATACTGGTGCCAACGTTGTTATTTGCCAAGCTGGATAATATCTATATCATCCTGATGCTGGTGACCACGGTTTGGCTGGGCGCTATCGGTTTTCTGGACGATTACATTAAAGTATTTAAAAAGAACAAGGAAGGATTAGCGGGCAAGTTTAAAATTATAGGTCAGGTTGGTTTAGCCTTAATTATTGGCTGGACAATGTATTTCCATAACGATATCACTATTCGCCAGGAAGTAAAATTACCGGTAAAGTACGATGTCCCGGTTTATTACCACTTGAAAAACGATAAGCCGGTTTATACGCAGGATATTAAATCACCAAAAACAACTATCCCCTTCTATAAAAACAACGAGTTTGATTATAGTAAAGTAGTGAAGTTTTTGGGGCATGGCTACGAGCGTTATACACTTATTGTATTTCTATTTTTTACCATCATCATTATCACATTTATATCAAACGGGGCAAATATTACAGATGGTATTGATGGATTGGCGACCGGGACATCGGCTATTATAGGCATCACACTGGCTATACTGGCCTACGTGTCAAGTAACATCGTAATGTCAGAATACCTGAATATTATGTATATCCCTAACTCGGGCGAACTGGTGGTTTTTGCAGGGGCATTTGTTGGTGCTTGTGTAGGTTTCCTTTGGTACAATTCGTATCCGGCCCAGGTGTTTATGGGCGATACAGGTAGTTTGGCCATAGGAGGTATCATCGCGGTATTCGCTATCATGATCCGTAAAGAATTATTGTTGCCGGTATTGTGCGGCGTGTTTGTAGTAGAAAATATTTCAGTAATGCTGCAGGTAGGCTGGTTTAAGCTGACAAAGAAAAGATTTGGCGAGGGCCGCCGCATTTTCCTGATGGCGCCACTACATCACCATTATCAAAAAAAGGGCTTTCATGAAGCGAAGATCGTAACGCGCTTCTGGATACTCTGCATTATGCTGGCCATTTTGACCGTAATAACATTGAAATTGAGGTAGCAAGAAACAAGAATATAGAATCAAGAAATAAGATATAAAGTGGAAGTGAACAAAAACATAGTCATTCTTGGTGCCGGGGAAAGCGGCGTGGGGGCGGCATACCTGGCCCAACAGCAGGGGTATGATGTTTTTGTATCAGACATGGGTGCTATAGCGCCAAAATATAAAGAACAGTTACAAAACTGGAATATCCGCTTTGAGGAGAACCAGCATACCGAAGCCGAGATACTGAATGCGGTAGAAGTAATAAAAAGTCCGGGGATACCTGATAAGGCGCCGCTGGTAAAAAAACTGCGCGAAAAAGGTGTACCGGTTATTTCTGAAATTGAATTTGCGGGCCGGTATACCAATGCGAAGATGATTTGCATTACGGGCTCTAATGGTAAAACAACTACCACCACGCTAACCTATCATATCCTTAGTAAAGCGGGATTGAATGTGGGTCTGGCAGGTAACATCGGTAAAAGCTTTGCTTACCAGGTAGCTACTGAAAAGTTTGATACCTATGTGTTGGAGATCAGCAGTTTTATGCTGGATGACATGTACAAATTCAAAGCGGATATAGCAGTGTTGTTAAACATCACGCCCGATCATCTGGATAGATATGATTATAAGCTGGAAAACTACGTCGC of the Mucilaginibacter boryungensis genome contains:
- the mraY gene encoding phospho-N-acetylmuramoyl-pentapeptide-transferase produces the protein MLYYLFSYLNKNYNIPGAGVFQYITFRTAMAVIVSLLITTVYGRRLIDYLRFKQVGETVRNLGLEGQMQKAGTPTMGGLIILLGILVPTLLFAKLDNIYIILMLVTTVWLGAIGFLDDYIKVFKKNKEGLAGKFKIIGQVGLALIIGWTMYFHNDITIRQEVKLPVKYDVPVYYHLKNDKPVYTQDIKSPKTTIPFYKNNEFDYSKVVKFLGHGYERYTLIVFLFFTIIIITFISNGANITDGIDGLATGTSAIIGITLAILAYVSSNIVMSEYLNIMYIPNSGELVVFAGAFVGACVGFLWYNSYPAQVFMGDTGSLAIGGIIAVFAIMIRKELLLPVLCGVFVVENISVMLQVGWFKLTKKRFGEGRRIFLMAPLHHHYQKKGFHEAKIVTRFWILCIMLAILTVITLKLR
- a CDS encoding UDP-N-acetylmuramoyl-L-alanyl-D-glutamate--2,6-diaminopimelate ligase, with product MKYLSELLEGLPFTELQGSADVEITCVVFDSRKVVPGCLFVAVKGTAVDGHDFIEQAVKDGAVAVICEDLPGHTADGADFLMVQNSAVALGIVAANFYGNPSNQLKLVGVTGTNGKTTIATLLYKLFRDLGYKCGLLSTVENQINGKVTPATHTTPDPVALNSLLADMVAQGCDYCFMEVSSHAIAQHRIEGLTFSGGIFSNLTHDHLDYHKTFDAYLKAKKMFFDTLPKSAFALTNVDDKNGNVMLQNTKAHKKSYGLKNMADYKVKILENGFNGLLLNIDGEEVWFKLVGNFNAYNLLAVYAAAMLLEQDKSKVLISLSKLSGAEGRFDALVSPNKVIGIVDYAHTPDAVQNVLTTIHDLRKGTEQVITIIGCGGDRDRTKRPVMAAMACEWSDKVILTSDNPRSEDPAEIIKEMEAGVNATNRKKTISIVDRREAIKTACHLAQPGDIILVAGKGHEKYQEIKGVRNHFDDREELQEQFKLMNE
- a CDS encoding PAS domain S-box protein yields the protein MLDKLSVSVKLYLLLFIIAVGLVGLGLYGISDAKRMDKNTHSLYADRILPIQLLSDIQLTYISSVLLIPQKVNNHLLAYMAANEELQKSCIIIDSNWRAYKRTYLTPQEALLVRQTDKVKQQTDHACADLGRILIQKDALALNKFIQKQATASKDPFLINLRQLMNLQVQVGREILKSNNAIYHITSKRSILLIAISLIIALFISFYIIRHIKGLIDNILNNSHQISESEEKYRSLFEQASDAIYVNNLKGDFTQVNESMCKMVGYSREELLTMNVRDLLNEELLQLNPLVYAYAEPGTSIKGERKFVHKNGTVIDIEINGKKFTDNRVLVIFRDISERKRMEAEFRNAEIKFRTLADKSMVGVYIVQNGKFIYVNPRFAEVFGYEPHELISTCPVEEIIHPLYRAIATENVRARLQNEKESVHYEAMGQKKDGNANWVEFYGSRAILEGEPTIVGTMVDITERKKAEEELRASEQKYKLLFESSPVPLWIVAKDDLRVIVANAAAARLFGYTQAELRQMDVRKLRQKSNWEKLLNNYREDITVAKDFGVIEHIKKDGTTIWVDVSAQDIIFEDRLVRLSSTNDVTEQLIAQEQLKKTEANLQTILNNTDTAYALLNADLDILEYNNKALTLAQREFNFDPQGKRKLFDSMTEERRAQFLDHIADVFKGNTISYEVNYPQAENKNCWYYIRMSPIADKDGKILGLVLAIDDITERKEAEQSLQLAYERIKEHIEFTKEIIWKQSHILRSPLANLKGLITILRADPSDKEVLSHIETEFERMDTVLKQMANDAAKR
- a CDS encoding FtsL-like putative cell division protein, which translates into the protein MSNRLRTEIQEEEANEAVVEESPKQEIPENWFTTFLSKGVISTETATSALPFVLFLAFLGMIYIGNMHMAEKNIRDIDKLSKEVKELSWDYKTTKADLAFKSTLTEVIKRADTLGLKEPIAPPQKIVVKEDVQQ
- a CDS encoding division/cell wall cluster transcriptional repressor MraZ, giving the protein MSYFFGDYSCKLDVKSRLTLPSALKQQLPGAGKEPLMIARGFEKYLIIYTKKEWELKLEELLKLNQYERENQQFIRHFTRGATEIEPDAAGRVLLPKLLCDHAGIDAQNANEIIISCQINKIEVWEKSAYDAMLANEPADFAALAERVMGSKGKGAGNE
- a CDS encoding GIN domain-containing protein, coding for MKTNILTIAALFIIATIIAAPASAATKKDHSGTVITEAANFNKIEVRGNVEVYLTNGDANSVKALNNYYGESALVQNQNGTLRISSYSKDALVVYVTAADLRALSVYDNAIVKTGKDFSTIDLDVNLFDNASATLDLEAYNANITVNDRAKANLTGNVANCDMQINQSSTLNSTNFVAEHITKKVNGREVAVKSNQELAII
- a CDS encoding penicillin-binding protein; the encoded protein is MNIRANILLRVYIAFGLILLFAFAVMIQLCRVQFVQGKKWRAMADSLSTRYVNVEASRGNIMALDGSLLATSVPEYELHMDMFAAGIESDKNFNLKIDSLAMKLSTYFGDHSARDYSRVLRDARKDSSRYQLIRRKVTYQQLKEIRKFPIFNLGKYKGGLIVVQKNKRILPFRELAARTIGYKNENIKNPVGLEGAYADYINGESGKRLMQRIAGGIWMPVNDEDEVAAKDGADIMSTIDVNFQDLAQKALKKQLDSTQADFGTVVLMEVATGEVRAIANYTRTKDGQYQERMNYAIAQSAEPGSTFKLASYMAMLDDHKIDTSSKIDAAHGRFEVINPRNGKVVLHIRDAEDPGSILSAKRAFEESSNVAVARFVYGAYHNNPQDFIDKLYSFHLNEKARLQIPGEGKPRIKTTHSVDWNKLQSLWQIAYGYESKLTPLQMLTFYNSVANDGKMIAPIFVREIRRMGNPIEQFHARVINPKVCSDETLAKVKGMLEGVVLEGTGKLVIKNKQYSVAGKTGTAQIANGSLGYGAKDAHQASFCGYFPADKPKYSMIVVISNPRVGSHLAAWVAGPVFRKIADRVYARDLSIHHTAPVVEQHLVGNTQPPKIKGGDYKAVKQVFAKLGVKPLYASVAAPSTGADTSAGIVFEDAKYKKGTVPDVTGMGLSDAMYILGNAGYKVNAKGSGVVLKQSATVGSAMPKGSTITIELE
- a CDS encoding four helix bundle protein, which encodes MANQLFRSGTSVGANVKEAQGAESKDDFRHKCKLAYKEAEETEYWLMICKHAKNYPFDPIMLYDIQAIIKVLGKIISSTKK
- the rsmH gene encoding 16S rRNA (cytosine(1402)-N(4))-methyltransferase RsmH → MSNYHTPVMLQECIEALNIKPNGTYVDVTFGGGGHSREIMKHLGAGGRLLAFDQDADAQQNVINDGRFVFVDQNFRYLKNFCRLHDAIPVDGILADLGVSSFQFDQAERGFSIRFDAELDMRMNQASELSAKEVVNNYAEADLHRIFGMYGEIQNSKSLAKTIVTARLNAPINTVDDLKNAIQNLIPRGKENKYLAQVFQALRIEVNQELEALKDFLVQSAEVLVSGGRLVVMSYHSLEDRLVKNFIAKGKFSGEVVKDLYGNDQKPLDAVSRGAIVATEEEIQLNNRARSAKLRIAVKK